A part of Leptotrichia hongkongensis genomic DNA contains:
- a CDS encoding arsenate reductase family protein, with product MNKVYCYPRCTTCKKAVKWLEENGIDYEYKHIVEETPSKEDIKKYYKESGLPLKRFFNTSGNVYKELNLKEKLTEMSEDEQFELLASNGMVLKRPLLVGKGFVLVGFKEAEWIEKLK from the coding sequence ATGAACAAAGTATATTGCTACCCAAGATGCACAACTTGTAAAAAGGCCGTAAAATGGTTGGAGGAAAATGGGATTGATTACGAATATAAGCACATTGTGGAAGAAACACCATCGAAGGAAGATATTAAGAAATATTATAAAGAAAGTGGATTGCCGTTAAAAAGATTTTTTAATACAAGCGGGAATGTTTACAAAGAGCTAAACTTGAAGGAAAAATTGACAGAGATGTCAGAAGATGAGCAGTTTGAGCTGCTTGCAAGCAATGGAATGGTATTGAAAAGACCACTTTTGGTAGGGAAGGGTTTTGTGCTGGTTGGATTTAAGGAAGCTGAGTGGATTGAAAAGTTGAAATAA
- the sppA gene encoding signal peptide peptidase SppA, which produces MFILKILLEIVIMLILCVILNLIFVKKILRVKNKKKLPLKKVKTVVFDVKKLKEDVAVPALKGKEKLSYYQILQGLNNLAEDKNIKKVIIDVDKLNLTLSHLEEISKIFDKIRKNKEVVAIGTLFEESRYREALLADKIFMFDTRQSTMIFRGYLHKEFYLKSFLEKFGIRMNVLHIGDYKVAGEKYSHNQMSEEKKESIKNIKDKVYGDFVELVKNKRGVDIENEILSGNLIFAGTKKALEYKLIDSVADYDEIGINYKEDTVSIEEYIGMLKEKKEKAKDTIAVVNLEGVIDVKNPNKNITYENVCEKLEELKEIKNLKGLVLRINSPGGSALVSEKIYKKLKNLTVPIYVSMGDVCASGGYYIATTGKKLFANNFTLTGSIGVVMMYPEVAGTMKKLDINLEGFGKGAGFDMLNPFEKLGEDSKEKLIHNMNEVYSEFKEHVMVARGMKDEELEKIAQGRVWIGSEAKNINLVDEIGTLEDCINSMANDLKLDKYKVQIVELTQTLKETLADIKMPFVSEEIREKIEFLQGNINQVLYYESDIEL; this is translated from the coding sequence ATGTTTATTTTGAAAATTCTGTTAGAAATAGTAATAATGCTTATTTTGTGTGTGATTTTAAATTTAATTTTTGTGAAGAAGATTCTTAGAGTAAAAAATAAGAAGAAATTGCCTTTAAAAAAGGTAAAAACTGTTGTGTTTGATGTCAAAAAATTGAAGGAAGATGTGGCTGTGCCAGCGTTAAAGGGGAAAGAGAAATTGTCATATTATCAAATATTACAAGGGTTAAATAATCTTGCGGAAGATAAGAATATAAAAAAAGTGATTATTGATGTAGATAAGTTAAATTTGACACTTTCACATCTGGAAGAGATTTCTAAAATTTTTGACAAGATTAGGAAAAATAAGGAAGTAGTGGCAATAGGTACGCTTTTTGAGGAAAGTAGATATAGAGAGGCTTTACTTGCTGATAAAATTTTTATGTTTGACACAAGACAGTCAACTATGATTTTTAGGGGATATTTGCATAAAGAATTTTATTTGAAGTCGTTTCTGGAAAAATTTGGGATAAGGATGAATGTGCTTCATATTGGTGATTACAAGGTCGCTGGAGAAAAATATAGCCATAACCAAATGTCAGAAGAGAAAAAGGAATCAATTAAAAATATAAAGGATAAAGTTTATGGAGATTTTGTGGAACTAGTGAAAAATAAAAGAGGCGTTGATATTGAAAATGAGATATTGAGTGGAAATCTTATTTTTGCTGGGACGAAAAAGGCTTTGGAATATAAATTGATTGACAGTGTTGCTGATTATGATGAAATTGGGATAAATTACAAGGAAGATACCGTTTCGATTGAAGAATACATAGGAATGTTGAAAGAAAAAAAGGAAAAAGCAAAAGATACGATTGCAGTAGTGAATCTTGAAGGTGTTATTGATGTGAAAAATCCCAACAAGAATATCACTTACGAAAATGTATGTGAAAAATTAGAAGAATTAAAAGAAATAAAGAATTTGAAAGGGTTGGTGTTAAGAATAAATTCGCCTGGTGGAAGTGCTTTAGTTTCTGAAAAAATATATAAGAAATTAAAAAATTTGACTGTGCCAATATATGTTTCAATGGGAGATGTTTGTGCAAGCGGTGGTTATTACATTGCCACAACTGGAAAAAAATTATTTGCGAATAACTTTACTTTGACAGGCTCAATCGGTGTTGTTATGATGTATCCTGAAGTTGCAGGAACAATGAAAAAGTTAGATATTAATTTGGAAGGATTTGGAAAAGGTGCTGGCTTTGATATGCTGAATCCGTTTGAAAAACTAGGAGAAGATTCAAAAGAGAAATTAATCCATAATATGAATGAAGTTTATAGCGAGTTTAAGGAACATGTAATGGTAGCCAGAGGAATGAAAGATGAGGAACTTGAAAAAATTGCACAAGGAAGAGTGTGGATTGGAAGCGAAGCCAAAAATATAAATTTAGTTGATGAAATTGGAACTCTGGAAGATTGTATAAACTCAATGGCAAATGATTTGAAGTTAGATAAATATAAAGTGCAAATAGTGGAGTTAACACAAACTTTGAAGGAAACTTTGGCAGATATAAAAATGCCGTTTGTATCTGAGGAAATTAGGGAAAAGATTGAATTTTTGCAAGGAAATATAAATCAGGTTTTGTATTATGAGAGTGATATTGAATTGTGA
- a CDS encoding zinc ribbon domain-containing protein YjdM gives MSLPNCPKCGSEYVYEDGNMLVCPECFYEWDENGEESSDENVVKDSNGNILQDGDSVTIIKDLKVKGASSDLKRGTKVKNIRLIDDGIHNIDCKIDGFGAMKLKSEFVKKI, from the coding sequence ATGAGTTTACCAAATTGTCCAAAATGTGGATCAGAATATGTTTATGAGGACGGAAATATGTTAGTTTGTCCAGAATGCTTTTATGAATGGGATGAAAATGGGGAAGAAAGCAGTGATGAAAACGTTGTGAAAGATTCAAACGGGAATATTTTACAGGATGGAGACAGCGTTACAATTATTAAGGATTTGAAAGTAAAAGGTGCATCATCAGACTTGAAGAGAGGAACAAAAGTTAAAAATATAAGATTAATTGATGATGGAATTCATAATATTGATTGTAAAATAGATGGTTTTGGTGCGATGAAGCTGAAATCTGAATTTGTTAAAAAAATATAA
- the uvrB gene encoding excinuclease ABC subunit UvrB yields MDFKIHSKFKPTGDQPQAIKKIVENLEDGITDQILLGVTGSGKTFTVANVIEKINRPALIMAPNKTLAAQLYNEYKQFFPENAVEYFVSYYDYYQPEAYIMQTDTYIEKDSSINDEIDKLRHAATAALLNRRDVIIVASVSAIYGLGSPEAYKKRSIPIDVETGFERNELIKRLISLRYERNDIAFERGKFRVKGDILDLHPSYQDTGYRFEFFGDDLESISEINTLTGQKIRNIKRITIMPATHYLTNEDTKVMFEAIKKEMEERVHFFQKEGKLLEAQRIEQRTKYDLEMIEEIGYCKGVENYSRYLTGKGEGEAPDTLIDYFPEDLVVFLDESHISVPQINGMYKGDRARKKALIDNGFRLPSAYDNRPLKFEEFFEKVPQAVYISATPSDYELEHSNGEVVEQLVRPTGIVEPSIDIRETKNQIDDLMDEIKTRTARKERILVTTLTKKMAEELTDYYLEYGIKVKYMHSDIDTLERTEIIRGLRKGEFDVLVGINLLREGLDIPEVSLVAILEADKEGYLRSRRSLIQTMGRAARNVEGHVILYADRITGSMQEAIDEVNRRREVQEKYNLENNINPKSIVREIAESIVDYEIEKENEANKAIKQYKSEKDVEKEIKKLDKQIKKLAEELNFEEAIKLRDKMNELKKLLIEL; encoded by the coding sequence ATGGATTTTAAGATACATTCAAAATTTAAGCCTACTGGAGATCAGCCTCAGGCTATTAAAAAGATTGTGGAAAACTTGGAAGATGGGATTACAGATCAGATTTTGCTTGGGGTTACGGGGTCGGGAAAGACATTTACAGTTGCGAATGTTATTGAGAAAATAAATCGTCCAGCTTTGATAATGGCACCGAATAAAACACTTGCAGCACAGCTTTACAATGAATATAAACAGTTTTTTCCTGAAAATGCTGTTGAATATTTTGTGTCTTATTACGATTATTACCAGCCTGAAGCATATATTATGCAAACTGATACATATATTGAAAAGGACTCTTCAATTAATGATGAGATTGATAAATTGCGACATGCAGCAACAGCGGCACTTTTGAACAGAAGAGATGTTATTATTGTGGCTTCAGTTTCGGCAATTTATGGATTGGGGTCGCCAGAGGCATATAAAAAGAGATCGATTCCGATTGATGTGGAAACTGGATTTGAGAGAAATGAGCTTATAAAAAGGCTGATTTCACTTAGATATGAGAGAAATGATATTGCTTTTGAGCGTGGAAAATTCCGTGTGAAAGGTGATATTCTTGATTTACATCCGTCTTATCAGGATACAGGGTACCGTTTTGAATTTTTTGGAGATGATTTGGAAAGCATTTCAGAGATTAATACACTTACTGGGCAGAAAATTAGAAATATAAAAAGAATCACAATAATGCCTGCAACTCACTATTTGACAAATGAAGATACAAAAGTGATGTTCGAGGCAATAAAAAAGGAAATGGAAGAAAGAGTACATTTTTTCCAAAAAGAAGGAAAACTGCTGGAAGCACAGAGAATTGAGCAAAGGACAAAATATGACTTGGAAATGATTGAGGAAATTGGTTATTGTAAAGGTGTGGAAAACTATTCCAGATATTTGACTGGAAAAGGTGAAGGAGAAGCGCCTGATACGCTGATTGACTATTTTCCAGAGGATTTAGTCGTATTTCTGGATGAGTCGCACATTTCAGTTCCACAGATAAATGGAATGTATAAGGGAGATAGGGCAAGAAAGAAGGCTTTAATTGACAATGGATTTAGGCTTCCAAGTGCTTACGACAACCGTCCATTAAAATTTGAGGAATTTTTTGAAAAAGTTCCACAAGCTGTGTATATTTCAGCCACTCCAAGCGATTACGAGCTGGAACATTCAAATGGTGAAGTTGTAGAGCAGCTTGTACGTCCAACAGGAATTGTAGAGCCAAGTATCGACATTCGTGAAACAAAAAATCAGATTGATGACTTGATGGATGAAATAAAAACAAGAACGGCAAGAAAAGAACGAATTTTAGTTACAACCTTGACAAAAAAAATGGCAGAAGAACTGACAGATTATTATTTGGAATATGGAATAAAAGTAAAATATATGCACTCTGACATTGACACGCTAGAAAGAACAGAGATAATAAGAGGCTTGAGAAAAGGTGAATTTGATGTTCTAGTTGGAATAAACTTGCTGCGGGAAGGACTGGATATTCCAGAAGTTTCATTAGTGGCAATTTTGGAAGCAGACAAGGAAGGATATTTGCGTTCTAGAAGATCTTTAATTCAGACAATGGGACGTGCAGCAAGAAACGTAGAAGGACACGTTATCCTATATGCTGACAGAATAACAGGCTCTATGCAGGAAGCCATTGACGAAGTGAACAGACGGCGTGAAGTTCAGGAAAAATATAATTTGGAAAACAATATTAATCCAAAATCAATTGTAAGAGAAATCGCAGAGTCAATCGTAGACTATGAAATTGAAAAAGAAAATGAAGCAAACAAAGCAATTAAACAGTATAAGAGTGAAAAAGACGTGGAAAAGGAAATCAAGAAACTTGATAAGCAGATTAAAAAACTGGCTGAAGAGCTTAATTTTGAAGAAGCTATTAAGCTGAGGGATAAAATGAATGAATTGAAAAAGTTATTAATTGAACTGTAA
- the era gene encoding GTPase Era: MKSGFITIVGRPNVGKSTLMNKLVKEKVAIVSDKAGTTRDQIKGIVNIGENQFIFVDTPGIHKPKHLLGEHMTNVALEALENVDLIMFMLDGTQEISTGDMFVNENVRSVKTPIVLVINKIDKMTDEEIEEKKKEIRGKLGEFDEIITLTAEYAIGIHKIFEVAEKYLSNDVWFYPEDYYTDLPVNKIVVETVREKILHHTKDEIPHSVAVEIINVETKPTIRKYDINIYVERDSQKGIIIGKDGAMLKKIGTEARREIEHLIDLKVNLKLWVKVKKKWRKNKKFLDEMGYKIK, encoded by the coding sequence ATGAAATCAGGATTTATAACAATTGTTGGGCGTCCGAATGTTGGAAAATCAACGCTTATGAATAAGCTCGTGAAAGAAAAGGTTGCAATTGTGTCGGATAAGGCTGGGACGACTAGGGATCAGATAAAAGGGATTGTAAATATTGGAGAAAATCAGTTTATATTTGTGGATACGCCAGGGATTCACAAACCTAAACATTTACTTGGAGAACACATGACTAATGTGGCATTAGAAGCACTTGAAAATGTCGATTTGATAATGTTTATGCTGGATGGGACACAGGAAATTTCAACTGGGGATATGTTTGTTAATGAAAATGTGCGAAGTGTGAAGACACCGATTGTGCTTGTTATTAATAAGATTGATAAAATGACGGATGAGGAAATTGAAGAGAAGAAAAAGGAAATTCGTGGAAAATTGGGAGAGTTTGATGAAATAATAACTCTTACGGCGGAATATGCAATTGGAATCCATAAGATATTTGAAGTTGCTGAGAAATATTTGTCAAATGATGTATGGTTTTATCCAGAAGATTATTATACAGATTTACCAGTAAATAAAATCGTTGTGGAAACAGTCAGAGAGAAAATTTTACATCATACGAAAGATGAAATTCCGCATAGTGTGGCTGTAGAGATTATTAATGTGGAAACAAAGCCTACAATTAGAAAATATGATATAAATATTTATGTCGAAAGAGATAGCCAAAAAGGAATTATTATTGGGAAAGATGGGGCTATGCTTAAGAAAATTGGGACGGAGGCTAGACGTGAGATTGAACATCTGATTGATTTGAAGGTTAATTTGAAATTGTGGGTAAAAGTTAAGAAAAAATGGAGAAAAAATAAGAAATTTCTTGATGAAATGGGTTATAAAATAAAATAA